From a single Eremothecium sinecaudum strain ATCC 58844 chromosome III, complete sequence genomic region:
- the ATG22 gene encoding Atg22p (Syntenic homolog of Ashbya gossypii AFR714W; Syntenic homolog of Saccharomyces cerevisiae YCL038C (ATG22)), with protein MEHPEVNYSSIPRQDTGQETDMRQVKRNVIGWYIYSFSSEPYIVSAIATYIPLLLENFARANGVRVDNHSQVCVSADDRCVLPMFGRRVFVDTSSFALYTFAVGVFVQTLLVISVSGMVDLWNSVTFKRNVVLSFGFVGGLSTSMMAVLRKTQYYELALLCIISNSCYGVVNVVGNSILPTLVADMNLKDEDGPISKSADQMITLISGRGSGLGYLAALIVQLISILLVMKSSDDNNVQVALAFVGMWWLAFQIPMIWFLRDTNFTSVKESQFKLRDSGRYIAYGWRSLFDAISRVRLLRDVVIFLVGWFIVSDSVSTINSTAVLFARTELMMNTVQLIVVSILTMVNAVLGAFLVPELFSKKFKLSSQYILIGIICWTAIVPLYGILGFATPVMGLKHQWEMYILAVWYGVALGSLGAVSRSVFTLIIPKGKESTFFSLFNVTDKGSSILGPILVGLITDRTHNIRYSFFLLLGFLILSLPVFYILNVDRGKLEASELSSIDGRSEE; from the coding sequence ATGGAGCATCCTGAGGTAAATTATTCCTCTATTCCACGCCAGGATACAGGTCAAGAAACGGATATGAGGCAGGTAAAACGAAACGTTATAGGCTGGTACATATATTCATTCTCAAGTGAACCTTACATCGTTTCTGCAATTGCAACATACATCCCGTTGTTGTTGGAGAACTTCGCTAGAGCTAACGGTGTCAGAGTAGATAACCATAGTCAAGTATGTGTGTCAGCAGACGATAGATGTGTGCTACCTATGTTTGGTAGACGTGTTTTTGTTGATACGTCTAGTTTTGCGCTATATACATTTGCTGTTGGCGTTTTTGTCCAGACGCTGTTGGTCATCAGTGTTTCTGGAATGGTAGATTTGTGGAATTCGGTTACATTTAAGAGAAACGTTGTGCTGTCCTTCGGGTTTGTAGGAGGTCTAAGTACAAGTATGATGGCAGTTTTGCGCAAGACGCAGTATTATGAACTCGCCCTGCTTTGTATAATTTCCAATAGCTGCTACGGAGTTGTGAATGTTGTCGGGAATTCTATACTACCTACATTAGTGGCGGACATGAATTTGAAGGACGAGGACGGGCCGATAAGCAAGTCAGCTGACCAAATGATCACATTGATCAGCGGCCGTGGGAGTGGTTTGGGGTATCTGGCGGCACTAATAGTCCAACTAATAAGTATCCTATTGGTCATGAAAAGTAGCGATGACAATAACGTGCAGGTGGCGTTAGCATTTGTTGGCATGTGGTGGCTGGCGTTCCAGATTCCTATGATATGGTTTTTGAGAGATACCAACTTTACTTCTGTTAAAGAATCTCAATTCAAGTTGAGGGATTCCGGGAGATACATTGCATATGGATGGAGGTCACTCTTTGATGCCATTAGCCGGGTGCGACTATTAAGAGATGTCGTTATTTTCCTAGTTGGGTGGTTTATTGTCAGTGACTCGGTATCTACGATCAACTCTACGGCGGTGTTATTTGCAAGGACGGAACTAATGATGAATACCGTGCAACTAATTGTGGTAAGTATTCTAACTATGGTTAACGCTGTTCTTGGGGCGTTTTTAGTGCCGGAACTTTTTTCAAAGAAATTCAAGTTGTCATCGCAGTATATTTTAATTGGAATTATTTGCTGGACGGCCATAGTGCCCTTGTATGGTATACTAGGTTTTGCAACACCTGTGATGGGTCTCAAGCACCAATGGGAAATGTATATCTTAGCAGTATGGTACGGTGTCGCACTCGGTAGTCTAGGTGCCGTATCAAGGTCAGTTTTCACGCTAATTATTCCAAAAGGCAAGGAGTCCACGTTTTTTAGTTTATTCAATGTCACGGACAAAGGTTCTTCTATTTTGGGACCAATACTGGTAGGACTCATAACTGATCGAACACACAATATTAGATATTCATTTTTCCTGTTATTAGGCTTTTTGATACTGTCTTTGCCTGTATTTTACATTCTAAATGTAGACCGTGGGAAACTGGAAGCTAGTGAACTATCTTCAATTGATGGGCGTTCTGAGGAATAA
- the GFD2 gene encoding Gfd2p (Syntenic homolog of Ashbya gossypii AFR712C; Syntenic homolog of Saccharomyces cerevisiae YCL036W (GFD2) and YDR514C), with protein sequence MLRKVNLKAPRAKVMSGVVDYQNAIKECKQLLSSKEDLQHSWMNEVLYFQELRQLKYSIPGELKSRNKKQVDSYMSGLWKKWKKCRSLLEKEKFTQMEKLQEDWIEKYGDVPPSVSELLQRFENLNVNERGNYTWSSLIAASKTSAITNTNKKISELSELLRRRTPYDEKVSQISKEYEIELDMDPSSIQWREMTETLRLLRDRNTILFSIDIEAYEVMNSVITEIGICIYDPRENQNTLTPLYRTFHLCPSESLDCLNLNYVPEHKKNFLVGESQVLPLVQCVDFIQGLVNYYLRQGSDDDKYTRAIVGHGIASDLRWLERIFIKLPSTSGKSSRVRLLDTASICQNFYGKGAFSLAKALRLHDIPHSYLHNAGNDAYYTLQLLMNMTDIDKREALGWDNISAIRKKLRRWEKDDSKCLTYTDGTPYDGLSKRGGSGGKGSRRGKPRNWSTHFRQMAYHDSIASYIERFHNSEV encoded by the coding sequence ATGCTTCGTAAAGTTAATTTAAAAGCACCAAGAGCTAAGGTCATGTCTGGAGTAGTGGATTACCAAAATGCTATTAAGGAATGCAAGCAACTGCTGTCTTCAAAAGAAGATTTACAACATTCTTGGATGAATGAAGTTCTATATTTTCAAGAATTGCGCCAGCTGAAATATTCGATACCCGGAGAGCTGAAGAGCAGAAACAAAAAACAGGTAGATTCATATATGTCAGGATTGTGGAAGAAATGGAAGAAATGTAGATCTTTGTTAGAAAAAGAAAAATTCACCCAGATGGAAAAACTTCAGGAGGATTGGATAGAGAAGTACGGCGATGTACCTCCATCTGTCTCGGAATTACTTCAGCGGTTTGAAAATTTAAATGTGAACGAACGCGGAAACTACACATGGTCCTCTTTGATAGCAGCATCCAAAACTTCTGCAATCACAAATACtaataaaaaaatatcCGAGCTTTCAGAACTCCTGCGTAGAAGGACGCCGTACGATGAAAAGGTTTCTCAAATAAGTAAAGAATATGAAATTGAGCTTGATATGGATCCCTCATCGATCCAATGGCGAGAAATGACCGAAACACTTCGACTGTTGCGGGACCGCAACACTATCTTGTTTTCAATTGATATTGAAGCATATGAGGTTATGAATTCAGTGATTACAGAGATCGGAATTTGTATTTATGATCCTAGGGAAAACCAAAACACACTAACCCCACTTTACCGTACGTTTCATCTGTGTCCTAGCGAGTCATTAGACTGTCTAAACCTAAACTACGTTCCTGAGcataaaaaaaatttccTTGTAGGAGAGTCCCAAGTCCTTCCATTGGTTCAGTGCGTTGACTTTATACAAGGACTAGTTAATTATTACTTGAGACAGGGTTCCGATGACGACAAATATACTAGGGCTATAGTAGGTCATGGCATTGCGTCTGATTTGCGCTGGCTAGAGCGAATTTTTATAAAGCTCCCATCAACCTCAGGCAAATCATCTCGCGTCAGGTTACTAGATACTGCAAGTATATGCCAAAACTTCTATGGTAAAGGTGctttttctttggcgaaGGCATTAAGACTTCATGACATTCCACACAGCTATCTACACAATGCTGGAAATGATGCATATTATACCTTACAGCTTCTAATGAATATGACAGATATAGATAAAAGAGAGGCTCTAGGCTGGGATAATATATCAGCAATTCGTAAAAAGCTGCGTAGGTGGGAAAAGGATGACTCAAAGTGTCTAACATATACTGACGGTACGCCCTATGACGGTTTATCCAAGCGTGGGGGTAGTGGTGGTAAAGGCTCTCGTCGGGGTAAGCCTCGGAACTGGTCGACCCATTTTAGGCAAATGGCTTACCATGATTCTATCGCAAGCTACATTGAGCGCTTTCATAATTCTGAAGTTTAG
- the STE50 gene encoding Ste50p (Syntenic homolog of Ashbya gossypii AFR706C; Syntenic homolog of Saccharomyces cerevisiae YCL032W (STE50)) — MTDTADGTPELGANFMEWSVDDVVQWTLKSLGLNNTEEHVSDVESDGNGTNDDAKTCSGVSIPDILDEKDKSAFRVLDNVRTNIKTTFHEHKISGEILPYLSLENCKLLFSGEVRLAVKFKISLNKLTDKLDTQNNALTKHQDELVSTLNNLHHTIADKLQEYQSQYIRLRGDVLEVMRRSAASSVPGIPVQPSHTSQDYFERGQSSHQPGAHLAPLSPRNHPAFPGNQHRTSFTTTPSSGAPGSSAATPPGYNPNSNGGHANQMSIAPSVNEPLKQLRASKEDSTEKILKNAMKKHNLNEADWKQYVLVICYGDQERVLEMDEQPVVIFKNLKQQGLHPAIMLRQKGDFEEVGELTPGGRL, encoded by the coding sequence ATGACTGATACCGCTGATGGTACCCCTGAACTAGGCGCAAATTTTATGGAATGGTCAGTTGATGATGTTGTGCAATGGACGTTGAAAAGTCTCGGCCTGAATAATACTGAAGAGCATGTTTCAGATGTAGAATCCGATGGCAATGGTACAAATGATGATGCTAAAACCTGTTCCGGGGTATCTATACCTGATATATTAGACGAGAAGGACAAGAGCGCCTTTCGGGTGCTGGACAATGTACGGACAAACATTAAAACCACATTTCATGAACACAAAATATCTGGTGAAATATTGCCCTATCTTAGCTTGGAGAATTGCAAGCTTCTGTTTTCTGGTGAAGTCAGGCTAGCGGTGAAATTTAAAATCTCCTTGAACAAATTGACAGATAAACTCGATACGCAAAATAATGCTCTTACCAAACATCAGGATGAATTGGTTTCTACTTTAAATAACCTACACCATACAATAGCGGACAAACTACAGGAATATCAATCGCAGTACATTCGATTGCGTGGGGATGTCTTGGAAGTGATGCGGCGTAGTGCTGCTTCGTCGGTGCCCGGCATACCGGTACAACCCTCGCATACATCTCAGGACTATTTTGAAAGAGGTCAATCAAGCCATCAACCCGGAGCGCATCTTGCTCCCCTGTCACCAAGGAACCATCCTGCGTTCCCTGGTAACCAGCACCGAACAAGTTTCACTACAACACCTAGCTCTGGAGCTCCTGGCTCATCCGCCGCAACTCCACCTGGTTATAATCCAAATTCCAATGGTGGCCATGCAAACCAAATGTCAATTGCACCTAGCGTGAATGAACCCCTGAAGCAGCTACGTGCTTCCAAAGAAGACTCTACGGAaaagatattgaaaaatGCGATGAAAAAACATAATCTAAATGAAGCAGACTGGAAGCAATACGTCTTGGTCATATGCTATGGAGACCAGGAACGTGTCTTGGAAATGGATGAGCAGCCTGTGGTAATATTCAAGAACTTAAAGCAACAGGGTCTCCATCCGGCCATAATGCTTAGACAGAAAGGggattttgaagaagttggGGAACTAACCCCAGGAGGCAGACTTTAA
- the LSB5 gene encoding Lsb5p (Syntenic homolog of Ashbya gossypii AFR709C; Syntenic homolog of Saccharomyces cerevisiae YCL034W (LSB5)) translates to MKMMFSRHQHSVITDRIDKLVTSEQFTLEVELEKLIKMIEGGTQYDPINNQMEAARAIRKQLKYGNTVQQSRALDLVNLFISQLAIFPAIYNDTKLLQRIQDIAMDAKGDSRGKKYNPKIVKKCVGYIMAWSTFIAAQAPDSGAFDGILQLGGVVRRNQNQALNTSQRKRSKSRNSKSSGSRSSGKTAHEDRRLTFDDDYSTPQLDITEETPKIKNLISDALAAATSLENELLALKKGELSTENERATIKYNKARSHRRIVLRYLQVITEGEFLGSLIKANEELVSALSKYDELAGYSGSSTEGSENSSLISEESVSAQPMTNPFDDHNKI, encoded by the coding sequence ATGAAGATGATGTTCAGTAGACATCAGCACTCTGTTATAACTGATAGAATTGATAAGCTGGTAACTAGTGAGCAGTTCACGCTGGAAGTGGAACTCGAGAAGCTGATTAAAATGATTGAGGGTGGCACTCAGTATGATCCTATAAACAACCAAATGGAAGCAGCTAGAGCGATTCGGAAGCAGCTTAAATATGGTAATACTGTCCAGCAGTCTAGAGCATTAGACCTGGTTAACCTTTTCATTTCCCAATTGGCCATTTTTCCAGCAATTTATAATGATACGAAGTTGTTACAGCGTATTCAAGACATTGCCATGGACGCTAAAGGCGATTCTCGGGGTAAGAAGTACAACCCTAAGATTGTAAAGAAGTGTGTAGGATATATCATGGCTTGGTCGACCTTTATTGCTGCACAGGCACCAGACTCTGGAGCATTTGACGGGATCTTGCAATTAGGGGGGGTCGTGCGTCGAAATCAGAACCAAGCTCTTAATACTAGTCAGCGCAAGAGGTCTAAAAGTCGTAATTCCAAGAGCAGCGGCTCCAGGTCTTCTGGTAAGACAGCTCATGAAGATCGAAGATTAACGTTTGATGATGATTACAGTACTCCACAATTGGACATTACCGAAGAAACGCCTAAGATTAAGAATTTGATCAGTGATGCATTGGCAGCAGCTACATCGTTAGAGAACGAATTGCTTGCATTGAAGAAGGGCGAGCTGTCAACTGAAAACGAGAGGGCCACGATTAAGTATAACAAGGCGCGATCGCATAGGCGTATTGTGTTGAGATATTTGCAAGTCATAACCGAGGGGGAGTTCCTGGGCTCTCTAATCAAGGCTAATGAGGAACTGGTAAGCGCTTTAAGCAAGTACGATGAATTGGCGGGCTACAGTGGCAGCTCAACAGAAGGTTCCGAAAACTCTTCCCTCATTAGTGAAGAATCAGTCAGTGCACAGCCAATGACAAACCCTTTTGACGATCACAACAAAATCTAG
- the SDH7 gene encoding Sdh7p (Syntenic homolog of Ashbya gossypii AFR704W; Syntenic homolog of Saccharomyces cerevisiae YDR511W (ACN9)) has product MTKVSNVVLNASKAASRKTGRPLMPPLQLYRRVLRAHKNLPIQQRQLGDKYVKNEFKLHKNAENPLHIVGFLASWQDYLHMISNKNWEDGTISKEVLDAMSPEQVVQLYELMKETQKLVTGSEA; this is encoded by the coding sequence ATGACGAAGGTCTCAAACGTGGTATTGAATGCTTCCAAAGCAGCTTCACGTAAGACGGGCAGACCTCTGATGCCACCATTGCAGCTTTACAGGAGAGTTTTGCGAGCACACAAAAATCTTCCAATTCAGCAAAGACAGCTTGGGGACAAATACGTGAAGAACGAGTTTAAGCTCCACAAGAACGCTGAAAACCCTCTGCATATTGTTGGCTTCCTTGCCTCTTGGCAGGATTATTTACATATGATTTCTAACAAAAACTGGGAAGACGGAACCATCTCAAAAGAAGTGCTAGACGCAATGTCCCCAGAGCAAGTCGTACAGCTGTATGAATTGATGAAAGAAACCCAAAAGCTCGTAACAGGTTCTGAAGCTTGA
- the EMI1 gene encoding Emi1p (Syntenic homolog of Ashbya gossypii AFR707C; Syntenic homolog of Saccharomyces cerevisiae YDR512C (EMI1)), translating to MSSNFPTKMSCTEAFDRLTECYSIGGLVRHYYRFGEYNKCAKHMDKLMFCIWNSTDPVKVQKWYRDEWEVNKLTRGSSEDVWKVRS from the coding sequence ATGTCTTCCAATTTTCCAACTAAAATGTCATGCACTGAAGCTTTTGATAGGCTAACCGAATGCTACAGCATTGGAGGCCTAGTGCGTCACTACTATAGATTTGGAGAATACAACAAGTGTGCAAAACATATGGATAAACTAATGTTCTGCATTTGGAATAGTACTGATCCAGTTAAAGTCCAGAAATGGTATCGTGATGAATGGGAAGTGAACAAACTCACAAGAGGCTCTTCAGAAGATGTCTGGAAAGTCCGCAGTTAA
- the GRX1 gene encoding dithiol glutaredoxin GRX1 (Syntenic homolog of Ashbya gossypii AFR710W; Syntenic homolog of Saccharomyces cerevisiae YCL035C (GRX1) and YDR513W (GRX2)) encodes MIAPATIKNVQSAIQTSKVFIASKTYCPFCTRAKRTIFEEKKVPKELVFCWELDTMGKEGEDIQASLLEITGQSSVPNIFINGNHIGGNSDLQALKESGELDTLLQEILEGST; translated from the coding sequence ATGATTGCTCCAGCCACGATTAAGAATGTCCAGTCTGCTATCCAGACAAGTAAAGTCTTCATTGCTTCGAAGACCTACTGCCCTTTTTGTACTCGTGCAAAAAGAACTATTTTCGAAGAGAAGAAGGTTCCAAAAGAGCTAGTTTTCTGCTGGGAATTGGATACCATGGGTAAGGAAGGTGAAGATATTCAAGCCTCTTTGTTGGAAATTACTGGACAGTCTTCTGTTCCTAATATCTTCATCAATGGTAACCATATTGGTGGAAACAGTGATTTACAAGCTTTGAAGGAAAGTGGAGAGTTAGATACTTTGTTACAAGAAATACTTGAAGGTAGCACTTAA
- the SRO9 gene encoding Sro9p (Syntenic homolog of Ashbya gossypii AFR713W; Syntenic homolog of Saccharomyces cerevisiae YCL037C (SRO9) and YDR515W (SLF1)) produces the protein MTVTETGSIQENGAVGVLSAENNRKPTSSGSGSKDTKKENLKLQPAPIPTVSPWKKVEAPIGVSSSEDEKWPTAYEATTKFAEENASSKNKQPIIITGREKWVPIKPTLLIGNVNGTRRTQRKKKNAPNGMTNGNAQPRKKSGSKPMANQQKKGTEGQKKAFQEQKRSDYLPSSSESDQQHDTPVLSDEHQQLIYSESQMQTQQQPRRKYQNKATQSQDSHRGYVARNYHSSNSSSNASQPHRRIHPNKVNGYRPRMFAPQFDPLAAIGDIARQIEYYFSIENLEKDTFLISQLNNEGWVSFALIASFYRLIKLSWGGDMNLIMGALREIVANENATVEIARVTADENTEEPKNYFHNYAIRAKTWKRWIAETPKSWNATFEVLKSSQMDEFKFVPIPIPISIEPASSMGITEPPTSEDSTEPPASEGAASLGSI, from the coding sequence ATGACGGTTACTGAAACTGGTTCGATTCAAGAAAATGGCGCTGTAGGTGTTTTAAGTGCCGAGAATAATAGAAAACCTACATCTTCCGGAAGCGGTTCAAAGGATACAAAAAAGGAAAATTTAAAGCTCCAACCTGCCCCAATCCCAACTGTGTCGCCCTGGAAGAAGGTTGAAGCCCCAATTGGTGTTAGCTCAAGCGAGGACGAAAAATGGCCTACGGCTTATGAAGCGACGACGAAGTTTGCTGAGGAGAATGCATCTTCAAAGAATAAGCAGCCGATAATTATTACTGGCAGGGAGAAGTGGGTCCCTATAAAGCCTACTCTGCTGATCGGTAATGTTAATGGCACAAGGAGGACgcaaagaaagaagaaaaaCGCACCTAACGGAATGACAAACGGTAATGCTCAGCCAAGAAAAAAGTCGGGAAGTAAACCTATGGCAAACCAACAGAAGAAGGGTACTGAGGGTCAAAAGAAGGCCTTTCAAGAACAAAAAAGATCTGATTACCTCCCTTCATCTTCCGAATCCGACCAGCAGCATGATACTCCTGTCCTAAGCGACGAACACCAGCAATTAATATATTCTGAGTCTCAAATGCAAACTCAACAACAGCCAAGGAGAAAGTACCAAAATAAAGCAACACAATCCCAGGACAGTCATAGAGGCTATGTGGCTAGAAACTACCATAGCAGCAATAGCAGTAGTAACGCTTCCCAGCCACACCGTAGAATCCACCCTAATAAGGTCAATGGCTACCGCCCTAGAATGTTTGCTCCACAATTCGATCCTTTAGCTGCCATCGGGGACATTGCAAGGCAGATCGAGTACTATTTCAGTATAGAAAACCTAGAGAAGGATACGTTCTTAATATCGCAGCTCAATAATGAAGGCTGGGTCTCATTTGCTCTCATTGCCTCTTTCTACAGGCTAATCAAGCTTTCCTGGGGCGGCGATATGAACCTGATCATGGGTGCTTTAAGAGAAATTGTTGCTAATGAAAACGCCACCGTCGAGATCGCCCGCGTAACCGCAGATGAGAACACAGAGGAGCCTAAAAACTACTTCCACAACTACGCCATCAGGGCAAAGACATGGAAAAGATGGATCGCAGAAACTCCAAAGTCGTGGAACGCGACTTTTGAAGTCTTGAAGAGCTCCCAAATGGATGAGTTCAAGTTTGTCCCCATTCCAATTCCGATTTCCATTGAACCAGCTTCCTCGATGGGCATCACCGAGCCACCAACTTCAGAGGACTCTACTGAACCTCCCGCTTCAGAAGGCGCCGCTTCTCTTGGCTCCATCTAA
- the RRP7 gene encoding Rrp7p (Syntenic homolog of Ashbya gossypii AFR705W; Syntenic homolog of Saccharomyces cerevisiae YCL031C (RRP7)), which produces MVAVDVMKNGFLVIPFALPSCEKLFESSGAMHYMFVKKHQTKNASESNCLFLVNLPLLASLDSIKSSFGSICSQYDTVAHILQLLYHDEFGLNEIQLSELTSDLVSLDNAEEKRYTPRNTALLQFVDESSLNNCWDALRRYSHKAKSLIQWEFPHPSVSTFTNFYKPLDIEYLKNDIHEHMQLFEQREALAQDEVQSTIVDEDGFTLVVGKNTKSLNSIRRKLLHGNPLFKHVAKAKPPNMITKNAKQDFYRFQMREKKKQEVNELLKKFKEDQERIKVMKAKKKFNPYT; this is translated from the coding sequence ATGGTAGCTGTGGATGTTATGAAGAATGGGTTTTTGGTAATACCTTTTGCCTTGCCGTCGTGCGAAAAGTTATTTGAAAGCAGTGGCGCGATGCACTACATGTTCGTTAAGAAACACCAGACTAAGAATGCATCGGAATCGAATTGTTTATTTTTGGTTAACCTGCCGCTCTTAGCAAGCTTAGACTCCATTAAATCCAGTTTTGGAAGTATATGCTCACAATATGATACAGTGGCGCATATACTACAACTGTTGTACCATGATGAGTTTGGGTTAAATGAAATTCAGCTATCTGAATTAACCTCCGACTTGGTTAGTTTAGATAATGCCGAGGAGAAGCGTTATACTCCCAGGAATACTGCTCTGCTGCAATTTGTAGATGAATCGTCGTTAAACAATTGTTGGGATGCATTAAGGCGATACTCGCATAAAGCTAAAAGTTTGATCCAATGGGAATTCCCTCATCCATCGGTGTCCACTTTTACAAACTTTTACAAACCTTTAGATATTGAATACCTAAAGAATGATATTCATGAGCATATGCAACTCTTCGAGCAACGGGAGGCGCTTGCCCAAGATGAGGTGCAATCTACGATTGTGGATGAGGATGGTTTCACGCTTGTAGTGGGGAAGAACACAAAATCGCTCAACTCAATACGTAGAAAACTTTTGCATGGTAATCCGCTATTTAAGCATGTTGCCAAGGCCAAGCCGCCAAATATGATAACAAAAAATGCCAAGCAAGATTTCTATAGATTCCAAATGCGTGAAAAGAAAAAGCAGGAGGTTAATGAATTATTAAAGAAGTTTAAGGAAGATCAAGAAAGGATTAAGGTTATGAAggcgaagaagaagtttaATCCGTATACTTGA
- the MXR2 gene encoding peptide-methionine (R)-S-oxide reductase (Syntenic homolog of Ashbya gossypii AFR708W; Syntenic homolog of Saccharomyces cerevisiae YCL033C (MXR2)) gives MFHRLLRAMPSKATMASSSWNPKLTQEQLLVLRDKFTEKPHTGAYLNNKEKGVYHCANCDQPLYKSTTKFDAGCGWPAFYEEIKSDALTYNRDTTHGMERTEICCSKCNGHLGHVFEGEGWKQRLGLPKDTRHCVNSCSLSFKKDY, from the coding sequence ATGTTTCACAGGTTACTTCGAGCCATGCCTTCTAAAGCCACGATGGCCTCGTCAAGTTGGAATCCTAAGCTCACCCAAGAACAGCTGCTTGTTTTGCGCGATAAATTCACTGAGAAGCCTCATACGGGCGCATATTTAAATAATAAGGAAAAAGGAGTCTATCACTGTGCAAATTGCGATCAACCACTGTATAAGAGCACTACTAAGTTTGACGCTGGCTGTGGATGGCCCGCTTTCTATGAAGAGATTAAAAGTGATGCTCTCACTTATAATAGAGACACCACTCACGGTATGGAGAGGACCGAAATATGCTGTAGCAAATGCAACGGGCATTTGGGACATGTATTTGAGGGTGAAGGGTGGAAGCAGCGGTTAGGCTTGCCCAAAGACACACGGCACTGCGTTAATAGCTGCTCTCTATCGTTCAAAAAAGACTACTAG